CAATTCATGACTATTTCTTCATAGTTAATCTTCAGTCAACAAATCATATAGGACAATATCATAATAATTACTTTATCATGTGTCTTTGTTGCCTATTATTTAACTAGTTCAGTCTACACTTCAAGCGATGTAATtacattcatgtattttttattccatCTTGTTCTCCTGGTTAATGGGGACAATCAGTGATTTTATGAGAACAGAGAAGCAAACTGACAGTAAATTGCACTGATCAGACTCTCTCCAGTCTTATCCTTTTTAGCTTTGTTACTTTAGTTCCCTAAATATTCCTTTCATTTTATCGGCTTATTCTCTTACTTTACTTGACGTTACTTACAAACAAGCCAAattcactgaaaaaaaacaggatagTTGTACTTTGAATCTAATTTCATCAGCCACTTATCTCTGTTGACTCACAGGTCACTACATTGCAGATACAGTCGGACTGGAGAGAAATCCTTTTCTTGTAAAGCAGAATAAAACTCAAATGTCtccatgttttgttgtttgacGCACTTAACAATTAGTGTCGAGCTTTTGTAGTTTTCATCATCACACTACAACCTACAACCTTTGTAAACGCACTACTTTAACATGAGTAATTTGAAAGCACTGGTTGGTTAACAGCATTGCTACAGAAATGTCTCTGGATATCCTGCAGGAACACTTTTGggctatttttaaatcaaacaactAATCGCAAAAGGCGATTTAGGCACTTTATACGTGACTTGGACGACTTGACAGCGGCTTAATAGCAGAAGGGGTAAATGGTAAGTCAGGGGTTAAAGGTTGAAAGTGACGTTTGAAAAAGAGACGGAGAAACAGTGAAAGAGAGATTTTTTCCTCTGGGGACAAAGTGGGACTGTTCTCCTTTCATCATGGATTTCTCCCCTGGGGTTCTGCTCCTGTTTTCTCTGTTATGTTCAGGTAATAAATCACGTTTGCTTTGAAGCTTTTATGCTAATTAACTTGAAGCCTGTGGAGATATTTTTGTAGTACTTTCAAAGGGTCACGCAAACTACTGCTCAAATAGCgacataaaataatatttgtataAACTGTGTCCCAGTTACTCTGGTTAACCCACAAATTGCTCCATAAaactttaaattaaagaaaTAGTCCCTGTTGAGGCTGCTGAAAAGTTCTGTTGATCATTAAAAGTAATGTGAAGATTTATTCCGTAGTGTGAGtatcaaaaagtaaaaatctcAACATCTTAGTCGATGTAAAAACAACTGCATGATTGGCAAATTTGGGCAGATTAACCACACGATGTAGTATTACAAACCTTATTAGCGAAGCCAAAATAAATGGATGTTCCTGTCTGACACAATTTCTTTGAGAGAGTTTTAATTaatctccttttcctttttattttgctgaGTCATTAGTATCACTTCTCTTCAATCTGCGTATTTGCTCGGCGTGTTTGCTTtgaggtggtgtgtgtttgcactgtaTTTTACCCAGACCCGTCTAAAGGTTCACACAGTTGCAtcgagtgtgtctgtgtgtctgtgtgtgtgcgtgtgtgtgtgtgtttgtgtcaccagTTATCTCTTTCTGTGCAGCTGCTGGTCAGGCTCCCGAGGTCTCCGTGGAGCCCCGGGCTGCTACTGTGCTCCAAGGGGAATCCGCCAGCTTCAGATGCCAGGTGCAGGGAGGCGCACAGCCCATCCAACTGATGTGGAAGAAAGCCAATAACAATAACCAAGCATTACCAGGTCAGGAGTGACAGCATGTAACCCTTGTTCATTCAATATGGACACGTGTCATATCTCCCTGCattctttttcctccttctaGACAATGTCAAGACCGGTCCTGACGGCTCCGTGCTGACGGTCGCTACCGCCGGCCCCGAAAACCACGGGCAGTACCGCTGCACGGCGGTCAACTCTGCAGGCCGCGGCGCCGCCACGGCTGTGCTGAATGTCAAATGTGAGCTTCTGTTCGGTGTTTGGTTCGGCCCGTACCTTTGCTGCTGAGGTCCGGCACCGATCATACCGCCTGTAGTGTGTGTTTTCGTGGTCCACCCATCAAACTGGCTCGGGCAATAACTGCGATTGGCCTGGAGAGGGCGTAGGGGATAAGTGCACATCAGGCTTATTGGTCACTTTTGTTGCAGAGCATCAAATTTTCCCCACGACCGATGAGAGAGTCACTGCGTCTGGGTGCCGTCAGacagaatgcccccccccccctgtttaaTCTGTTATGGACTGCCGTTTTGGGTGGGCCCATTAGTTCCCTTGTAACCTGGAGACCAGAAAGTGACCTTGTTCCACCGTGGTAATCTACATGCACTGCGGAGGTACCGCGTGTTCTCACCAGCACACGCTCGTGACCCCTCTAAAAGCTTGTCAGCCATGCATCTCTTGTGATTATTGAACTGCAGCGAGAACGGTCCCCCAGTCGGGCTCTCGTGAGAAGGGAAATCCTCCGGGGGAGCAGGGCCGACATGCAGGAATGTCAAAAACAGCCTCATCCGCCTGTGCTTTTCTGGCTGGAGATGAAAGGAGTACAACTATCGCTGTGTGGGACGCGCCCTCGGCAGGCCTAAATGGAATCCCCACTGACGCTGCAGCCAGCGGTCCCAGCTGTTTATGAACCATGGGAGCAGTCACAAGCTTCCCTAATAGCAAAGGATATAGTGCTTTCCCTAGACTGCCTGCCCGATTGGGGCCGAGATGTGCATTTAGTGAATCAAAGTGAAGAAGAACAGAAAGAACAGAAAGTTTCACCACAACCCTCAGTGACTGAACATGAGCACTGTCTCATTGTCCAGGATTTATAGATCTAGTCAAAGGGACGACCATTCAGATACTGTATGGCAGGATTTCGAAACCCTGTAACTGAAAGAGCCCCTAAGGCAGCAGAGACCACTTGAGTAAACGTCCTTGCTGACATTGACAGGTCAAAAGGCAGCACTTGAAACTGGAAAACTTCAAGCTCAGTCAATGGTGCCTGAGAAAGGCCTATAGGACAGCCGATGGCACAGCCTCCCCACGCCGTTGTCACGGGCGGTGCAGTGAATGTCTTACATGTGAGTACCACTGCTAACGTCAGCAGAGATAAGTAAACAAAAGCTGATCCCTCTGCCATTTGTTtagcacaaaatgtattttaaggtGTTAGAACTACTTGTATTGATTAATTTTCTCactatataataaaaaataacctCTAAGAGTAACAATAAAGGATTAGACCTATATGCGGTACTAATTGAGTAAGATTGACTGATGATACCCAACACTGCGAGGACATGAAGTCCCCAACAAAGAAGGATAAAGACACAATAAAACCCCACTTAGCCCAAACAGCATGAAAGGACAAATTAAGGGTCCCACACTAGTACTCAAATATACCCAGGAGGCACAAAATAAACCCCACTGCATGCATGTTTTTCTGGTGGATAATCTAAACGAAAAGAATCACCCCAGAAACGATGGAGCCACAGCAAGCATGCATAGGGAAAcaagagcgggggggggggctatcattcattcatcaactGTTTGCTAACAAGTTTGCCACACCCAGAAATGGGATATTGCCGGTGTAATGTGTCCCTcatgtctgtgtgtccttgGTCAGATGCCCCTAAAGTGCACCTGACACCTGCAGGGCCCCTGCGAGTCAGGATGGGAGACCCTGTCTCAGTGGAGTGCCGGGCCAAAGGAAGGCCACGGCCCACGCTGACCTGGAAACGCCAAGGCTCCACCCTGCAGCTGGTTACCAAGGAAACCAATGATGTCAACACCATACAGGTCAAATATCAACACGTGCGCACATTTATTTTCCCCACGACTTCAGATTACAAGTAGAACATAATTGCCAACTCTCTCTTTTTTCCCAGTGGGCTGCAATACATCAAGACGACTCGGGGATTTATATTTGCCAGGCTGAAAACAATGAGGGGGTgacagaggtcaaagttcaggtCATTGTTGTGGGGCAGCCGGGGGCACCATTGGCCACAGTGGGCACAACAGAAATGACAGTGGTGGAGGGACAAACAATCACAATGGAGTGCGAGGCCACCGGTAGGATGTCTGTGTGCGTTACAGTTTCTCTCAGGGCTGCTCTCACATTCTCACGTTTCACTTTGTTTCTCCCTTTCTGTCCCTCCACTCAAGGCTCCCCTCCTCCGGTCGTCACCTGGTCTAAGCTGCGagcgccgttgccgtggaaacACTCAATGGTTGGTGGAGTATTGACACTGCCCAGCGTGGGACGCCAGGATTCAGGACAATACATCTGCAATGCAACCAACACCCACGGCTACAGTGAAGCATACACGCAGATGGAGGTGGAGAGTGAgtggacgacacacacacactgtacgtCAAGGACGTCACTGCGGGTCACGTGACGCGAGTCGTGTCCGTCTCCCCCGCGCAGGTCCCCCGTACGCCACCTGCCTGCCGGACCAGGCGAGGCTCCGGCCCGGGGACGCGCTGCGCCTCCAGTGCCTCGCCCACGGCTCTCATCCCATTGGGTTCGAGTGGAGCCGTGAGGGCAGAGCCAGTCTGCCTCCGGGGGCCCACGCCACGAAGGACGGAACGCTGTCCGTCGCCCACGTCAAACTGGGCGACAGCGGGACGTACAAATGCGTGGCCACCAACCACGTCGGCTCCAGTGAGGCTCTGGTCAAGGTCATCGTAAAAGGTGCGCTGGTGTTTGGGTCGAGGCAAATCCCCGTCCATCAAAACAacagatttctttattttctttattttactttcctaattgtgtgtcttttcccctttttttctacAGCTTGATCCAATGTGGTCTGATTGACAAACCACGCCAACAAGTTGGTGTTGTTGCCATCAATGCGTTTTAACAGCTGATACTGTGAAAAACACAGATCGTTATATTTAATAGATCCATATATTTTGAGCCATGAAAGCGAATGATACCAACGCTGTAGTTGCTGTTACCGTGGGGTTAAGTTTGTACTTTTATAGACAACTGATAGTTGCCATTGTTGCTTCAGCCTCATATCTCCGTTGGGACGGCTTTTTCTCTGGAACTCAGCCTGTGTGTGGGAGTTTGTCCTTGAGGAATTCCTCTTGTCTGCCTCCTTTCATGCGATCTGCTGAGTCGACACTGTTGCACTCAAACACAAAGAAGTGGTCTGATCGAATGTAAGAGCCCTCATTATGCTGTTGAATCCAAATCGAAAAAGACCGAATAAAAGACgttacattcatttcaatgacaaatgttgttttatgaAATTATTGTCTGAAAAGGTGAGTTGGGTTGCTCAGTCATGCTAAAAGATAATAGGGATCGAATCTCCTTCTGTGAGCTTAATTGCACACTTGGCCCAAAACTTTGCTTGCTTGCAAGTAGAAATGTGCACCTGCTTATCAAAtgtagtgtttgtgtttgctgatgAGACTATAGTGTGGATCTTGGTGTAAAACATAAATCTCTCTCTTGTAATTTGCTTTCAGCctgatttttgaaaaatattcatataatgtgtgttattttaaGAACACAGGGTTCTTTTTATGTTTCATTATCAGACTTTAGTCTTCAGCCTCAACCGACGCTGTCATCCCACAGCTCCCACAGCTCCCACAGCTCCCACTGGAGCCACATGAaggatttatttattgcagaacatTAAAGAGCATGACCAAAAACTCAAAAATAGTGTCTTCAAAGGCAGTCTATCTTCCCAGTGAAGTACTACATAGTTCACTCTATCAGAAACTATCTTCTAACAAATAGG
The sequence above is a segment of the Gasterosteus aculeatus chromosome 9, fGasAcu3.hap1.1, whole genome shotgun sequence genome. Coding sequences within it:
- the sid4 gene encoding secreted immunoglobulin domain 4 produces the protein MDFSPGVLLLFSLLCSAAGQAPEVSVEPRAATVLQGESASFRCQVQGGAQPIQLMWKKANNNNQALPDNVKTGPDGSVLTVATAGPENHGQYRCTAVNSAGRGAATAVLNVKYAPKVHLTPAGPLRVRMGDPVSVECRAKGRPRPTLTWKRQGSTLQLVTKETNDVNTIQWAAIHQDDSGIYICQAENNEGVTEVKVQVIVVGQPGAPLATVGTTEMTVVEGQTITMECEATGSPPPVVTWSKLRAPLPWKHSMVGGVLTLPSVGRQDSGQYICNATNTHGYSEAYTQMEVESPPYATCLPDQARLRPGDALRLQCLAHGSHPIGFEWSREGRASLPPGAHATKDGTLSVAHVKLGDSGTYKCVATNHVGSSEALVKVIVKA